From the genome of Abditibacteriaceae bacterium, one region includes:
- the glgA gene encoding glycogen synthase GlgA: MRNVLMLASEMTPFCKTGGLADVIGALPRALASQNIDARVLLPHYSGLDYAGRSRVSLGEITVPFDGALVRAEVQQLVAPAAVLGSRPDTTVYLLDCPRFFHRAKLYGESDDILRFGFFCRAAVEALRAPHLLNWKPDFVHCHDWHAGLFAAYLRALKMTQLRTVFSIHNLAYQGLAPAAFLARLQLPLELFTPSGLEFYGQVNPLKAGLVFCDALTTVSRTYAGEITTPERGEGLDGVLRARQADLHGIVNGVDYDVWNPATDTYLAANYSASSPRGKRTCKAALLERCGLSASRIDRPLIGLVSRLSSQKGLDLVAETLPDMVAMGATFVLLGSGDARYQGLFESLGKQYGDAASFNIGTFNENLAHNIYAGSDFFLMPSLYEPCGLSQLIALAYGTIPIVRATGGLRDTVEAWDGIQGTGFLFDEFQADALLDTTQQALLAYTSREWPGLVQNAFAARWPWESSAQRYAEIYDSLSGKYAAPNAASKLLNDVE, from the coding sequence ATGCGCAATGTCTTGATGCTGGCGTCCGAAATGACGCCTTTTTGTAAAACCGGTGGCTTGGCCGATGTTATTGGCGCGTTACCCCGCGCACTGGCCTCACAAAACATCGACGCGCGTGTTCTGCTTCCTCACTATTCCGGTTTGGATTACGCCGGACGCTCGCGCGTTTCGTTGGGCGAAATCACCGTCCCCTTCGATGGCGCTCTTGTACGTGCCGAAGTGCAGCAACTTGTTGCACCTGCGGCAGTTTTGGGAAGTCGTCCCGATACCACGGTGTATCTTCTCGATTGCCCGCGCTTTTTTCACCGTGCCAAACTTTATGGCGAAAGCGATGATATTTTGCGCTTTGGGTTCTTTTGTCGGGCTGCTGTTGAAGCGCTTCGTGCGCCGCATTTGCTGAACTGGAAGCCCGACTTCGTGCATTGTCACGACTGGCACGCCGGGTTGTTTGCGGCCTATCTGCGCGCTTTAAAGATGACGCAGTTGCGCACTGTTTTCTCCATTCACAATCTCGCGTATCAAGGGCTGGCACCGGCGGCGTTTCTGGCTCGTCTCCAGCTGCCGCTCGAATTATTTACGCCAAGTGGGCTGGAATTTTATGGCCAGGTGAATCCGCTGAAAGCAGGTTTAGTCTTTTGCGATGCGCTCACAACGGTCTCGCGAACCTACGCGGGGGAAATTACGACACCGGAACGAGGCGAAGGTCTCGACGGTGTGTTGCGGGCGCGCCAGGCCGATTTACACGGCATCGTCAACGGCGTCGATTACGATGTGTGGAATCCGGCGACCGATACGTATCTTGCCGCGAATTATTCGGCGTCTTCACCAAGGGGCAAGCGCACTTGTAAAGCCGCGCTGCTGGAACGCTGCGGTCTTTCCGCGTCGCGCATCGACCGTCCTCTCATCGGTCTTGTGTCGCGTTTATCGTCGCAGAAGGGATTGGATTTAGTCGCTGAAACTCTTCCCGACATGGTGGCGATGGGCGCGACTTTTGTCTTGCTCGGCAGTGGCGATGCCCGTTATCAGGGACTTTTCGAATCGCTGGGAAAACAGTATGGCGATGCAGCATCTTTTAATATAGGCACATTTAACGAAAATCTCGCGCACAATATTTATGCTGGCTCCGATTTTTTCTTGATGCCGTCGCTGTATGAGCCATGTGGATTGAGCCAACTCATTGCACTCGCGTACGGCACGATTCCCATTGTGCGCGCGACCGGCGGCTTGCGTGATACGGTAGAAGCATGGGATGGAATTCAGGGAACAGGCTTTTTATTTGACGAATTTCAGGCAGACGCCCTCTTGGACACGACCCAGCAAGCATTGCTCGCCTACACGTCGCGGGAATGGCCAGGGCTTGTCCAGAATGCATTTGCTGCACGCTGGCCTTGGGAAAGCTCGGCCCAACGCTACGCGGAAATTTATGATTCATTAAGTGGTAAATACGCAGCTCCAAACGCAGCCAGCAAACTGTTAAATGATGTTGAATAG
- a CDS encoding NlpC/P60 family protein has protein sequence MNRKKITRKRHAASFGACALIAGSGARVVAAPHHKPKVQSKSTVLASTPESRLVWRVKLTPTGANASQAPIAAPTSAKAENGAVAPARPRTNSPRVSVAGADVETHVARGSRAALPKLYASSSLSTAAMRSTAPTSETRAVANAGRIVAKTPARGTLVAARPAAPVRVVRLAAVVPPARTGARVNEPIKSLEVAKPFAVRIAPVVKKVPEAARRGPANLSSRHKDRMLLAQLDAELGQSERSLSRAGADLSKAQKQFAAFSNTLNAAMLDAGPDAKGLHPFVRVAQRYAGTPYVWGGESRTGFDCSGFIIRVMRDLGYKALPHSAAEQFRYGMPVANELLKPGDLVFFANTYKPGISHVGIYLGRRRFIHAAGTGLGTIVSSLDAAKFRAKYAGARRLIAQ, from the coding sequence ATGAATCGTAAAAAGATTACTCGTAAGCGTCACGCAGCTTCCTTTGGCGCCTGTGCTTTGATTGCAGGCAGCGGTGCGCGGGTTGTTGCTGCGCCACATCATAAGCCGAAGGTACAGTCGAAATCGACCGTACTCGCTTCCACGCCCGAATCACGCCTAGTCTGGCGGGTGAAACTGACGCCGACAGGCGCAAATGCGTCACAAGCCCCTATTGCTGCCCCGACCAGTGCCAAGGCAGAAAATGGTGCGGTTGCGCCCGCACGCCCACGAACGAATTCACCGCGCGTGTCTGTTGCGGGAGCGGATGTAGAAACGCATGTCGCACGTGGAAGCCGTGCTGCTTTGCCGAAGCTTTACGCTTCCTCTTCTCTCTCGACTGCTGCGATGCGTTCGACAGCGCCAACTTCAGAGACGCGCGCTGTAGCGAATGCGGGGCGCATCGTCGCGAAAACGCCTGCACGCGGCACGCTGGTGGCCGCGCGCCCTGCAGCGCCGGTGCGTGTTGTTCGATTGGCGGCGGTTGTTCCTCCAGCGCGCACCGGCGCGCGTGTAAACGAACCGATCAAATCGCTGGAAGTTGCCAAACCGTTCGCTGTTAGAATCGCACCTGTTGTGAAAAAGGTGCCCGAGGCGGCACGGCGCGGCCCTGCCAATTTGAGTTCGCGCCACAAAGACCGCATGCTGCTGGCGCAGCTCGATGCTGAGCTAGGCCAAAGCGAGCGCAGCCTCAGCCGAGCCGGTGCCGATTTGTCGAAGGCGCAAAAGCAGTTCGCAGCGTTTAGCAACACGCTTAATGCTGCCATGCTCGATGCCGGGCCAGATGCCAAAGGCTTGCACCCGTTTGTCCGTGTGGCGCAGCGTTACGCCGGAACGCCGTATGTCTGGGGAGGCGAAAGCCGCACCGGCTTCGACTGCTCCGGTTTCATTATTCGCGTGATGCGCGATCTGGGTTACAAGGCTTTGCCGCACTCGGCTGCCGAACAGTTCCGCTACGGAATGCCTGTTGCCAATGAATTGCTGAAGCCGGGCGATTTGGTGTTTTTTGCCAATACCTATAAACCAGGTATTTCGCATGTTGGTATTTATCTTGGACGTCGCCGCTTTATTCACGCGGCGGGCACCGGATTGGGCACCATTGTTTCGTCGCTTGATGCGGCCAAATTCCGCGCGAAGTATGCGGGAGCGCGCCGACTGATCGCGCAATAA
- a CDS encoding HlyD family secretion protein, with protein MSLISSSAPASAAAPPVRRGLSFSPLLGGVPAALLLALAATARLEPYDVSSPATSVIQPASETVPAEEVPLVERPGNDLATMLARGEWPRSQTFVAMPLSQNAVWTGRLQAMSPVRGRAPMAGQVARVSVRVGQTVGVNDTVLELSSVSGRPSARANSRAERRQTAAERAQVEAANQQAQLQQKMKAAQTQLVAAQKRVAAAQERVDEARDVVRKLQRGETVAAPKPRRAAARVQSSQNRKSRAALAAAESAQAEARAARSKAAAAEREANAAEAKVAAAEAAIATARTAGNAAQKRFDGGEIKASELDVARAAVEDAEARSKTLAATAKTARKNANALLAAADDAARAAKSAQSGATRSLREMTVFGGESSGGSASESATTGNNGGISVTDAARLARSALNESAVAVAEARRIKNRVDDYARQVSSTRSQIDSSTRQLASAQDAILDQTIQSNLSVVRAPASGVVESVAPAAASVGEGETVVTIGRSNRLRVVWTTTGDAWRALRADQVVTVEVVAPNGTTRSVSARISEITPAAGGKSATVEAMVDNPRVGGSRALQGGWQVRLAAPAVSGTGALANVPVRMPQEAIVGGPVTVGTLARVAVLTPVAGESEAVRLVWRQIRVKSRAVGPNTAGEWAVAGVRAGETVALRPEILTAALADAASGVAQLRLTG; from the coding sequence ATGTCCTTAATTTCCTCTTCCGCTCCGGCTTCTGCTGCCGCGCCTCCGGTGCGTCGCGGCCTTTCGTTTTCGCCTCTTCTCGGCGGCGTTCCTGCCGCTTTGCTTCTCGCTCTGGCTGCAACCGCCCGTCTTGAGCCATACGATGTCTCCTCGCCGGCAACTTCCGTTATTCAACCTGCTTCTGAAACTGTTCCCGCTGAGGAAGTGCCACTTGTCGAACGCCCCGGCAACGACTTGGCGACGATGCTGGCGCGCGGCGAATGGCCGCGCTCACAAACCTTTGTCGCTATGCCCTTGTCACAAAATGCTGTCTGGACGGGACGCTTGCAGGCGATGTCTCCCGTGCGCGGACGGGCACCAATGGCAGGACAGGTCGCGCGTGTTTCGGTGCGCGTCGGGCAAACCGTCGGAGTTAATGACACGGTTCTCGAACTGTCCTCTGTTTCTGGCAGGCCATCGGCGCGGGCGAATTCGCGCGCCGAGCGGCGGCAAACCGCAGCCGAGCGCGCGCAAGTGGAAGCGGCCAATCAGCAAGCGCAGTTGCAGCAGAAGATGAAGGCGGCTCAAACCCAGCTTGTTGCCGCGCAGAAGCGTGTTGCTGCCGCGCAGGAACGCGTCGATGAAGCGCGCGATGTTGTGCGCAAATTGCAGCGCGGTGAAACTGTCGCGGCTCCAAAACCGCGTCGGGCTGCGGCGCGTGTTCAAAGTTCACAGAACCGAAAGTCGCGAGCCGCGTTAGCCGCTGCCGAAAGCGCGCAAGCCGAAGCGCGGGCGGCACGGAGCAAAGCGGCTGCGGCAGAGCGCGAAGCCAATGCTGCCGAGGCCAAGGTTGCAGCTGCCGAAGCAGCCATCGCAACCGCGCGCACTGCGGGTAACGCTGCACAAAAACGTTTTGATGGAGGCGAAATTAAAGCCTCCGAACTCGATGTCGCGCGTGCGGCAGTGGAAGATGCCGAAGCGCGTTCTAAGACACTCGCCGCTACGGCAAAAACTGCCCGCAAAAACGCTAATGCGCTTCTCGCCGCCGCCGATGATGCGGCGCGGGCTGCGAAATCCGCTCAGAGTGGAGCGACGCGCTCGCTGCGCGAAATGACCGTCTTTGGTGGTGAATCGTCAGGTGGAAGCGCGTCGGAATCTGCCACAACGGGAAACAACGGAGGCATTTCGGTCACGGATGCAGCGCGATTGGCCCGTTCGGCGCTCAACGAAAGCGCCGTCGCTGTTGCCGAAGCACGGCGGATTAAAAATCGCGTCGATGACTACGCGCGTCAGGTTTCGAGCACGCGTTCGCAAATCGACAGTTCCACTCGCCAACTGGCTTCGGCTCAAGATGCCATTCTCGACCAAACGATTCAATCGAATCTGTCGGTCGTGCGGGCACCGGCGTCGGGCGTGGTTGAAAGCGTGGCGCCTGCTGCCGCCTCGGTGGGCGAGGGCGAAACTGTCGTGACGATTGGCCGGTCCAACCGTTTGCGCGTTGTGTGGACCACTACAGGCGACGCGTGGCGAGCACTGCGCGCCGATCAGGTTGTGACGGTTGAAGTTGTGGCGCCCAATGGAACCACGCGTTCGGTGTCGGCGCGCATCAGCGAAATCACCCCTGCGGCAGGTGGAAAATCAGCGACAGTGGAAGCAATGGTTGATAACCCGCGCGTCGGAGGTAGTCGGGCGTTGCAAGGTGGCTGGCAAGTGCGGTTGGCCGCTCCTGCCGTTTCCGGCACAGGCGCGCTGGCAAATGTGCCGGTTAGGATGCCGCAGGAAGCAATAGTTGGTGGACCAGTTACAGTAGGCACGTTGGCGCGTGTGGCTGTTCTGACTCCGGTTGCGGGTGAATCCGAAGCCGTGCGTCTTGTGTGGCGACAAATTCGTGTCAAATCGCGTGCTGTCGGCCCGAATACCGCTGGAGAATGGGCGGTTGCCGGTGTGCGCGCAGGCGAAACAGTGGCTCTGCGCCCGGAAATTTTGACGGCGGCATTGGCCGATGCGGCTTCAGGTGTGGCACAACTGCGCTTGACAGGATAA
- a CDS encoding PQQ-binding-like beta-propeller repeat protein, translated as MRIPSRGNAPEQLERAADRNRSARRTSRPLLDPHGIYGTRTATRVRAARRRQAVQNLSILAALVSVVALVVWWGRQQRVPSLSRLESVVVSGPVSAPPDWDATGIAVPGESGEFLKLNTNGTPSLFTGDFAFRARPRFVANSIYAASEDGTLYALDAGKEPMQARWRFRAASPISAQPAIWESSAVSGAARPLSLVMVGDDAGNVAALNAQNGARVWTQKLRAAVGEAAVVAPNGNALDGRVWWPLGAGEGGFEGGAACLDVRTGRVLWRVELGATSLAAPALDAARGLLVCATDGGAAFALDARTGRKVWKTFVRPLKGNSSQAVVLRGAPSFSPDGTRVFVGGNDGALRCLDAAKGTELWRFESGAAVRFSPTVWNGAGRTLVACTNDSTRTWILDAATGAPLRKMTASFPSAGAPHISTNAVEVITRDGRLERFALPR; from the coding sequence ATGAGAATTCCTTCGCGGGGCAATGCGCCCGAACAACTGGAACGTGCCGCCGACCGAAATCGCTCGGCACGTCGCACGTCGCGTCCACTTCTCGATCCGCATGGTATTTACGGCACGCGCACCGCCACACGCGTGCGCGCCGCGCGTCGCCGTCAAGCCGTGCAAAACCTTTCCATTCTAGCAGCGCTGGTTTCCGTTGTTGCCCTCGTCGTTTGGTGGGGCCGGCAGCAGCGGGTGCCTTCGTTGAGCCGTCTGGAAAGTGTTGTCGTCAGCGGGCCGGTTTCCGCGCCGCCCGATTGGGACGCGACTGGAATTGCCGTTCCCGGCGAAAGCGGCGAATTCCTGAAGCTTAATACGAATGGTACGCCGTCGTTATTCACAGGAGACTTTGCCTTTCGCGCCCGACCGCGATTCGTGGCCAATTCCATTTATGCGGCAAGCGAGGACGGAACCCTTTACGCGCTCGACGCAGGCAAAGAACCGATGCAAGCGCGCTGGCGTTTTCGCGCTGCGTCGCCAATTTCGGCACAACCGGCGATTTGGGAATCAAGCGCCGTTTCCGGTGCGGCGCGCCCGCTATCGCTTGTGATGGTGGGTGACGATGCTGGAAACGTTGCGGCGTTGAACGCCCAAAATGGCGCGCGAGTCTGGACGCAAAAACTGCGCGCCGCCGTCGGCGAAGCGGCTGTTGTAGCTCCAAACGGGAACGCGCTCGATGGACGCGTTTGGTGGCCTCTGGGTGCCGGGGAAGGCGGCTTTGAAGGCGGCGCAGCGTGTCTCGATGTGCGAACGGGGCGCGTCTTGTGGCGCGTTGAATTGGGCGCGACTTCGCTTGCAGCCCCGGCTTTGGATGCGGCTCGCGGTCTTCTTGTGTGCGCAACCGATGGCGGCGCAGCCTTCGCCCTCGATGCGCGGACCGGACGAAAAGTGTGGAAAACTTTTGTGCGCCCATTGAAAGGCAACTCAAGTCAGGCGGTTGTTCTGCGTGGCGCGCCGTCTTTCTCGCCTGATGGAACACGGGTATTTGTGGGCGGCAACGACGGCGCGCTGCGTTGTCTCGATGCGGCGAAAGGCACCGAACTGTGGCGCTTTGAAAGCGGGGCGGCAGTGCGCTTTTCGCCAACCGTGTGGAATGGCGCAGGGCGCACCCTTGTCGCGTGCACCAACGACAGCACGCGCACGTGGATTCTCGATGCCGCGACCGGTGCACCACTGCGGAAAATGACCGCATCGTTTCCGTCTGCCGGCGCGCCACATATTTCTACGAACGCGGTCGAAGTGATTACGCGCGACGGACGTTTGGAACGATTCGCGCTTCCGCGTTGA
- a CDS encoding glycosyltransferase, whose translation MKTIAWVLDTFPSPTETFIARDIEALRARGFSIEVFALRAGEGARALEYGRIRPYFRNRWQVAGERLGEITRRERIAHIHAGWASHPAEIARIAAQRATVSWSFSAHARDIWVEGGDLRSKLESAAFAAACTHAGAKALGAHSSKAQILYAPHGLDLAQWPFAPRTPQSAPLILGVGRLVEKKGWNIWLEALALLDDSSWHAELLGEGPQQAALEKQARRLNLQNRVRFAGAVSTDAVRVAMQLASMVVFAGVEARDGDRDGLPNVLLEAAALGVPIVATRSEAIEEFGSDALQLCTAGSAAALCDAMRAVLNKPEEAAERATLARAVIESRFDMRHSIAPLAHAFSERGLL comes from the coding sequence ATGAAAACAATCGCCTGGGTTCTCGATACGTTTCCTTCACCGACCGAAACGTTTATTGCGCGCGATATTGAAGCGTTGCGGGCGCGTGGGTTTTCGATCGAAGTGTTTGCTTTGCGCGCCGGTGAAGGCGCGCGCGCTCTTGAGTACGGTCGAATTCGACCGTACTTCCGCAATCGCTGGCAGGTTGCGGGTGAGCGTTTGGGCGAAATCACCCGGCGTGAAAGAATTGCGCATATTCATGCGGGCTGGGCGTCGCATCCGGCGGAAATTGCGCGAATCGCAGCGCAACGAGCGACTGTTTCGTGGAGTTTCTCGGCGCACGCGCGGGATATCTGGGTCGAAGGCGGCGATTTGCGGAGCAAACTCGAAAGTGCTGCTTTCGCTGCCGCCTGCACACACGCCGGAGCCAAGGCCTTGGGGGCGCATTCTTCAAAAGCACAAATTCTTTACGCGCCTCACGGACTCGACCTCGCGCAGTGGCCGTTTGCGCCGCGGACGCCGCAAAGCGCGCCATTAATTTTGGGCGTTGGCCGCTTGGTGGAAAAGAAAGGATGGAACATCTGGCTGGAAGCGCTGGCGCTTCTCGACGATTCTTCCTGGCACGCAGAACTTCTTGGTGAGGGGCCGCAGCAGGCCGCACTGGAAAAGCAAGCGCGTCGGTTGAACTTGCAGAATCGGGTGCGTTTCGCAGGCGCGGTCTCGACGGATGCTGTGCGGGTGGCAATGCAGCTCGCTAGCATGGTTGTTTTTGCCGGAGTGGAAGCGCGCGACGGCGACCGCGATGGCCTGCCGAACGTCTTGCTTGAAGCAGCAGCCCTTGGCGTCCCGATTGTTGCTACGCGAAGCGAAGCAATTGAAGAATTCGGCTCCGACGCTTTGCAACTCTGCACCGCAGGCAGCGCCGCGGCTTTATGTGACGCAATGCGCGCTGTATTGAACAAACCGGAGGAAGCAGCTGAACGCGCCACACTCGCCCGTGCCGTTATCGAATCCCGGTTCGATATGCGGCATTCGATTGCGCCACTCGCACACGCCTTCAGCGAGCGTGGACTTCTGTAA
- a CDS encoding glycosyltransferase family 1 protein, whose protein sequence is MHIGIDATALYGVYNGVERALWNLLSALHDIDSHNFYTIWIPSDGPSMEELAPFGGRWRWQRLSFRGEEKLRRIAWQQLQLPRLLRREACDVLHAPTYVAPLLARVPVVLTVYDLIALEQPEFATRANTWHYRAVLPASLCRAKTILVPSDAVAGGVAHRVGTEKVRVIAPGVEDIFFRKPTEGAKHAARHNWNLPDDFLLFVGNWEPKKNLTRLLAALETLAQTRPLPPLVIAGGGRAWGDGIPKPPSLDVRRIGYMPREALPSLYSLCTAFVFPSLAEGFGLPVAEALVCGAPVLASESVPIAGLREASVLCNPRDVGSIARGIEQLLADADLRVALAQRGRALSAEFSSANAARHTLAALEEAVA, encoded by the coding sequence ATGCACATCGGCATCGACGCAACCGCGCTTTATGGCGTATATAATGGCGTTGAACGCGCGCTGTGGAATCTACTTTCGGCGCTGCACGACATCGACTCTCACAATTTCTACACCATTTGGATTCCTTCCGATGGCCCTTCAATGGAAGAACTGGCGCCCTTTGGCGGGCGTTGGCGTTGGCAGCGTTTGTCGTTTCGCGGGGAAGAAAAACTGCGCCGCATCGCGTGGCAGCAACTGCAACTTCCGCGTTTGCTGCGCCGCGAGGCTTGCGATGTTTTGCACGCACCGACTTACGTCGCGCCATTGCTGGCAAGAGTTCCCGTCGTCCTTACGGTTTACGACCTGATTGCATTGGAGCAGCCCGAATTCGCCACGCGCGCAAATACCTGGCATTATCGCGCGGTCCTACCGGCGTCGCTCTGTCGCGCGAAAACGATTCTCGTGCCCAGCGACGCGGTTGCCGGGGGTGTTGCGCATCGAGTCGGAACCGAAAAAGTGCGCGTCATCGCGCCGGGTGTCGAAGATATTTTCTTCCGGAAGCCGACCGAAGGCGCAAAGCACGCCGCGCGTCACAACTGGAATCTTCCCGACGATTTTCTGTTGTTTGTCGGCAACTGGGAACCGAAGAAAAATCTAACACGGTTATTGGCGGCTCTTGAAACTCTGGCGCAAACACGCCCTCTGCCGCCGCTTGTTATTGCAGGCGGCGGACGCGCGTGGGGCGACGGTATTCCCAAACCGCCTTCGCTCGATGTGCGCCGTATCGGTTATATGCCGCGCGAAGCGTTGCCTTCGCTGTATTCGCTTTGCACGGCATTTGTCTTTCCGTCCCTCGCCGAAGGTTTCGGATTGCCTGTCGCCGAAGCTCTGGTGTGTGGAGCGCCGGTTTTGGCCAGCGAATCTGTGCCCATTGCTGGCTTGCGCGAAGCTTCCGTCCTTTGCAACCCACGCGATGTCGGCTCAATTGCGCGCGGCATCGAACAGCTTTTAGCTGATGCTGACTTGCGGGTTGCGTTGGCACAGCGAGGCCGAGCGTTGTCGGCAGAGTTCTCTTCCGCCAATGCTGCACGGCACACCCTCGCAGCTTTGGAAGAAGCCGTTGCATGA
- a CDS encoding zf-HC2 domain-containing protein: MNEPTSFEFDRTCARLASALTAYFDGEATPAEAKTAREHLRHCAECAELWQAWTNSRSLLLSAPVPAPPPGFLLRLLTVCRLAALRQSPLFSRVNAARDEIADTHVAPEKVASLLGLVEFDNYRAKSPKAAREAEPQPPAFLLDAIRQATTRADEFESHAVIRHETDFFESEGSVARTSWWRGMPRVAASYAVPALLALMMWSGTSENEAITVELTPVTSSIERSEDVSNEAPVAATRRARPAMVRPAAATPVSRRVSSAPQQPRLTERTSFVARELAAARVSFANAPVASADSDIRGANLARAPRVNRVPAPRRSQENAVSSTLKTSDLISLAMVMSQEAPRREVQTSLRRAVRSTRRSTPRLLTPVSFAPVAVRSHASSARWERPVRVERASEAPEETEESNDSWGDDNDSTASVVESYRAAVAEDSDETEATS; this comes from the coding sequence ATGAACGAACCAACTTCCTTCGAATTCGACCGTACCTGCGCGCGCCTGGCGTCGGCGCTGACGGCTTATTTCGATGGCGAAGCAACGCCCGCCGAAGCGAAAACCGCGCGCGAACACTTGCGCCACTGCGCCGAATGCGCCGAATTATGGCAGGCGTGGACGAATTCGCGTTCTCTTCTGCTGAGCGCTCCGGTTCCTGCGCCGCCGCCGGGCTTTCTCTTGCGCCTGCTGACGGTTTGCCGTCTGGCGGCGTTGCGACAGTCGCCGTTGTTTAGTCGGGTCAATGCAGCGCGCGACGAGATCGCGGACACGCACGTCGCGCCGGAAAAAGTTGCTTCTCTTCTCGGGCTTGTGGAATTCGATAACTACCGCGCCAAATCGCCAAAAGCAGCGCGCGAAGCCGAACCACAACCGCCGGCATTTCTGCTGGATGCGATTCGTCAGGCTACAACACGCGCCGATGAATTCGAATCGCACGCGGTTATTCGGCATGAAACAGATTTCTTTGAATCCGAGGGGAGTGTCGCTCGCACTTCGTGGTGGCGCGGAATGCCTCGTGTCGCAGCGTCCTACGCAGTTCCGGCCTTGCTGGCGCTGATGATGTGGTCGGGGACGTCGGAGAACGAAGCAATCACCGTTGAGTTAACACCGGTTACATCGAGCATCGAGAGATCAGAAGATGTTTCCAACGAAGCACCGGTGGCTGCCACTCGCAGGGCGCGGCCTGCGATGGTGCGGCCAGCAGCGGCCACGCCGGTTTCAAGGCGTGTCAGCAGCGCGCCCCAACAGCCGCGCTTGACGGAACGCACTTCCTTCGTCGCCCGCGAATTAGCTGCTGCGCGTGTCAGTTTTGCAAATGCTCCTGTTGCATCGGCGGATAGCGATATTCGAGGTGCGAATCTCGCGCGCGCACCGCGTGTGAACCGTGTTCCTGCACCGCGCCGCAGCCAGGAAAACGCCGTTTCTTCAACACTGAAAACCAGTGATCTGATTTCACTGGCGATGGTCATGAGCCAGGAAGCGCCGCGTCGCGAAGTACAAACGTCGCTGCGCCGTGCTGTTCGTTCGACACGCCGCAGCACACCGCGCTTGCTGACTCCTGTGTCTTTCGCTCCGGTGGCTGTGCGCTCACACGCATCATCCGCACGTTGGGAACGACCAGTCCGCGTTGAGAGAGCAAGTGAGGCACCCGAAGAAACCGAGGAAAGCAACGACAGTTGGGGTGATGACAACGATTCGACAGCTTCCGTTGTCGAATCGTATCGTGCAGCCGTTGCCGAAGATAGCGACGAAACCGAAGCCACCAGCTAA
- a CDS encoding glycosyltransferase family 4 protein, with translation MNVLYLNHSEQMSGAENSLRALLWQLRRAHSDIEPIIALPGSGPFSQTLRDEGWNVTFAPLRRVQRPQGVLSGMTTLVHILRTAPFVAHLADKTRCDIIHSNSTTAHLVGGLAGERTGKPTLWHARDLVSLGNIAPALAHRASVIVAISGCVAERLQSDGIPADKIRVIHNGLDTDEWQPRESSLRESIALAPDSFLFGCAAQLVPWKNQSTFIEAAALLAQDERCARARFAILGGDLWGEHRDYAAQLREQIKQHHLQDRFNFVPHQSDNVAALSALDAVVLPSLEEPFGRVIMEGMALSKPVIAFGANGPLEIVTHEHDGLLVTPDSVAQANAEALAKAMKRVLHDAELAHSLGANGRTTVVERFHIRESAASISSIYHELGARDSGAAQSVGAADL, from the coding sequence ATGAATGTTCTTTACCTTAATCACTCGGAACAGATGAGCGGCGCAGAAAACTCGCTGCGTGCTTTGTTGTGGCAACTGCGCCGCGCCCATTCGGACATCGAGCCGATTATTGCCTTGCCAGGTTCCGGCCCGTTTTCGCAAACGTTGCGCGACGAAGGTTGGAATGTCACCTTTGCCCCGCTGCGTCGAGTGCAGCGTCCACAGGGCGTTCTGTCGGGCATGACAACGCTTGTTCATATTTTGCGCACCGCGCCGTTTGTCGCGCATCTCGCTGATAAAACGCGCTGCGACATCATTCATTCCAATTCCACAACGGCGCATCTCGTCGGCGGTCTGGCGGGCGAGCGCACCGGCAAGCCAACACTCTGGCACGCACGCGATTTAGTTTCTCTGGGCAATATTGCGCCGGCTCTGGCACATCGGGCATCGGTTATCGTGGCGATTTCGGGCTGTGTCGCCGAGCGCTTACAAAGCGACGGTATACCTGCCGATAAAATCCGCGTCATCCACAACGGGCTCGACACCGACGAATGGCAGCCGCGCGAAAGCAGTTTGCGCGAAAGCATCGCTCTTGCGCCCGATTCGTTTTTGTTTGGTTGTGCCGCGCAGTTGGTACCGTGGAAAAACCAATCGACCTTCATCGAAGCGGCGGCGCTACTGGCCCAGGACGAACGCTGCGCGCGTGCCCGGTTCGCGATCCTCGGCGGCGATTTGTGGGGCGAACACCGCGATTATGCCGCGCAGTTGCGCGAACAAATCAAGCAGCATCATTTGCAGGATCGCTTCAATTTCGTGCCGCATCAAAGCGACAATGTCGCGGCGCTGTCGGCACTCGACGCAGTTGTGCTGCCGTCACTTGAAGAACCGTTTGGCCGCGTCATCATGGAAGGCATGGCGCTGTCGAAGCCGGTTATCGCGTTTGGCGCGAACGGCCCGTTGGAAATTGTGACGCACGAACACGACGGCTTGCTGGTCACGCCCGATTCCGTTGCGCAGGCCAATGCCGAAGCGCTTGCCAAAGCGATGAAGCGCGTGCTCCACGACGCGGAACTGGCTCACTCGCTGGGCGCGAACGGACGCACTACGGTTGTCGAACGATTTCACATCCGGGAAAGCGCTGCTTCGATCTCGTCAATCTATCACGAACTGGGCGCTAGGGACAGCGGAGCAGCACAAAGCGTTGGGGCAGCGGACCTGTAA